A region of the Microcystis aeruginosa FD4 genome:
GTATCTCATAGTTAGTTTCTTTGATAACGGTCTGCTTCGATCGCTTGAGTAGTTAGGAAGATTCCCAGCAGAATATAACTGAGCAGGATGACTAAACTACTACTGTCAAAAATTCCCCGCACGAAATTGTTAAAGGGTTGATACCAAGATAGATGGGAGAGCAATTCTTTCAGGAAAAATCCGATCTGTTCTCCCACTTCTCCTCCGATACGATCTCGAAAGAAGGTTTCGGCATTGTTAGCAATTACATCCAGTATCCAGATAAATAAGATGGTGATAAAGGTGATGATGTAAGCAAGGATAGAACTATTGGTGAGGGAAGATATAAACATCCCGATGGCTAGGATGGCCGCTGCCAGTAAAATTAATCCTAGATGAGCTAGTAAAATACTGGCTATATTCACCGGGGGAACTGCGGCACTAAAAACTACTATTTCATAAATCCAAAAGGGGGTAATCATCACGGTAAAAAAGGCCAGCACTCCCAATAATTTACCGATGGCTATACTCCAATTAGTCAGGGGGGAAGTGGCTAAAAGTTCTAGGGTTCCCTGTTTTTTTTCCTCTGCGTATAATCCCATAGACAGGGCTGGCAAAATTACCAACAATAAAGAGGATAAAATCATGCCTATGAAAGTGGTCATAAATTCAGACACCGTATCTCTGGCTACCAGAAATCCCGATTGTTCCTGAATACCAATATCGAGAATAATGCCGTAGAGAAGGGAGTTAAAGAAAAATCCTGCTACTAACCAAAATATCCCCATAATTATATAGGCATTGGCGGCGGTAAAATAGCTTTGAAATTCCTTGCGAAAAATCGCCCAGATATTATTGATCATGTCTCTCCTCTTGCTGGTTACTTTCCCCGCTGCCGATTACTTCCAGAAAGATATCTTCTAGGGTTTTACGGGTGCGACGCATTTCTAATAGGTTATAACCATTGTTGACAACTATTCTAGCAAGTTCTGCCCCCAGGTTTGTTCCCGCTTGACCAACAATTTTGAGCAGGTTATCGCCGACTTTTGCCGCTTGTTCGACTTGGGGCATTTGTTGCAGGATTTCTAGCAGGGAATCCCTATCACCTTCGATCTCAATTTCATAACTGGAACCAGCAGGGGTAGCGGTAGTAATATTATTGGCTACGATGCGACCCCGATTAATAATTGTCGCTCGATCGCAGGTAATACTCACTTCTGGCAAAATATGAGTGGAGAGAATAATTGTATGTTCTCCCGCTAAACTTTTAATCAGATTTCTCACCTCGATAATCTGTTTCGGATCCAATCCTACTGTCGGTTCATCTAAAATAATTACCGGTGGATCGTGTACGATCGCTTGGGCAATTCCCACACGCTGTTTATAACCCTTGGACAACTTGCGGATAATAACTTTTCTTTTTTCTAGTAACTGACATTTGCTTAAAACTAAATCTACCCGCGCTTTTCTATCCCCCGATGAGATACCTTTGATCCGTGCGACAAAATCCAGAAAACTTTCTACGGTCATCTCTGGATACAAGGGGGGATTTTCGGGAAGATAACCAATGCGACGACGCACTTCTAAGGATTGTTGATGTACATCGTATCCTGCTATCCTTGCTGTTCCTGTTGTGGCAGGAATATAACCGGATAAAATCCTCATAGTGGTGGTTTTTCCGGCTCCATTGGGTCCCAAGAAACCGAGTATTTCTCCTTTTTCTACGGTAAAATCCACGTCACTAATTGCCGTGGTCGAACCATAAATTTTACTCAGATGTTCCACTTCAATCATAAGCTTTATCAGTTATCAGTTATCAGTTATCAGTTACCAGTTATCAGATGTGAGTTTTCAGTCAATAGTGTTAAGTGACAAGTTCGGAGCTTTCTTTTCACTGATTACTGCTCACTGATAACTGATTTTTCCCAGACTATGATCCTGATTAATTTCTACCACTAGCTCTGCTTGTTTGAGCAGGGGTGGGAGAAATAATTGCGGATGTAAACTTTTCCAAAAATACTTGACAAATTCCTCGATTTCTGATGGGTTCATACCTCCTTTTGTTTCGGCCGCCTGTCGCCATTGTAAACTGTAACGGTAGTCAAGGGGATAAAGAATCAGTAAGCGATCGATTTTTGACCAGAGGGGTAGATATTCTCGCAATCTTTGATTATTATCCCTGGCGAATTGTCGGTCTTCTTCGCTATTAATCGGATCGGGGGCATGATCAAAGACTGTTTCCTCTATTGGATTCATGCCCACAAACCAACCCTCGAAAAAAAGAATATCGACTCGTTCCACTTGTTCCGGTGCAATTCTATCTCCTTGTCCTCGATGCAGGGACTTGTCAAAACGCGGGATTAAAATCGGACTTTCCTGCTGACAAACCTGTTCTAAAACTTTAATTCCTAATTCTATATCATGAGTACCCGGTGGACCACGCCAGCGCAATCTTTTATCCTTTTGACGCAATTTTATTCGCTCATTATAGGTCTTATAAATATCATCTAAAGAGAGATTATTTACTTTTAAATCAAAATAGGCTAAAATAATCGACATTATAGATGTTATGGTGGTCTTTCCCGTGCCTTGGGGAGCTAAAATGCCTTGAATCAACGGTTTTGCGTGGTTGCGTAGCTCTAGCGCCCAGGGAATCCAGAAGCGCCAACAGCTGATCAAAATCTGATTTGGCTGATTTATCCCTAACTCCTGACATTTTTGCCAGACTCGCGGCCAGAGAATCGTTAATAGTTCCGCCCTTTCCTGTAGGATGAGAGGGTTAGTCTCCCTAAAATTTAAGGATTCGATCTCTAGTAAATCTTCTAGATCCGCCTGACTTAAGGGATTTTCGTCGATTAATCCCCGTAAAATCGTCAAAATCTTCATAGCTATT
Encoded here:
- a CDS encoding ABC transporter ATP-binding protein is translated as MIEVEHLSKIYGSTTAISDVDFTVEKGEILGFLGPNGAGKTTTMRILSGYIPATTGTARIAGYDVHQQSLEVRRRIGYLPENPPLYPEMTVESFLDFVARIKGISSGDRKARVDLVLSKCQLLEKRKVIIRKLSKGYKQRVGIAQAIVHDPPVIILDEPTVGLDPKQIIEVRNLIKSLAGEHTIILSTHILPEVSITCDRATIINRGRIVANNITTATPAGSSYEIEIEGDRDSLLEILQQMPQVEQAAKVGDNLLKIVGQAGTNLGAELARIVVNNGYNLLEMRRTRKTLEDIFLEVIGSGESNQQEERHDQ
- a CDS encoding ABC transporter ATP-binding protein, with protein sequence MKILTILRGLIDENPLSQADLEDLLEIESLNFRETNPLILQERAELLTILWPRVWQKCQELGINQPNQILISCWRFWIPWALELRNHAKPLIQGILAPQGTGKTTITSIMSIILAYFDLKVNNLSLDDIYKTYNERIKLRQKDKRLRWRGPPGTHDIELGIKVLEQVCQQESPILIPRFDKSLHRGQGDRIAPEQVERVDILFFEGWFVGMNPIEETVFDHAPDPINSEEDRQFARDNNQRLREYLPLWSKIDRLLILYPLDYRYSLQWRQAAETKGGMNPSEIEEFVKYFWKSLHPQLFLPPLLKQAELVVEINQDHSLGKISYQ
- a CDS encoding ABC transporter permease; its protein translation is MINNIWAIFRKEFQSYFTAANAYIIMGIFWLVAGFFFNSLLYGIILDIGIQEQSGFLVARDTVSEFMTTFIGMILSSLLLVILPALSMGLYAEEKKQGTLELLATSPLTNWSIAIGKLLGVLAFFTVMITPFWIYEIVVFSAAVPPVNIASILLAHLGLILLAAAILAIGMFISSLTNSSILAYIITFITILFIWILDVIANNAETFFRDRIGGEVGEQIGFFLKELLSHLSWYQPFNNFVRGIFDSSSLVILLSYILLGIFLTTQAIEADRYQRN